Proteins encoded within one genomic window of Deinococcota bacterium:
- a CDS encoding Uma2 family endonuclease, with protein MTAEELLELPDDGFRYELVRGELRKMSPAGSEHGMIAAEILGSLYQHIKAHDLGRVFAAETGFKIAENPDTVRAPDVAFVSRERVAEIGRSDGYFPGAPDLAAEVISPNDSYADVQEKVAEWLRAGARMVLVVDTRKRAVMVYRSLQAFAILSESDAIEGDDVVPGWTLPVADLFAS; from the coding sequence ATGACCGCTGAGGAGCTGCTCGAGCTGCCGGACGACGGCTTTCGCTATGAGCTGGTGAGGGGGGAGCTGAGGAAGATGTCACCGGCAGGAAGTGAACATGGCATGATCGCCGCGGAAATCTTGGGCTCGCTCTACCAGCATATCAAAGCTCATGACCTTGGCAGGGTCTTTGCGGCGGAAACCGGCTTCAAGATTGCCGAGAACCCCGACACGGTGCGCGCCCCCGATGTTGCCTTTGTTAGTCGCGAGCGCGTCGCCGAGATCGGGCGTAGCGACGGTTATTTTCCGGGCGCGCCTGACCTGGCAGCGGAAGTCATCTCACCAAACGACAGCTATGCGGACGTTCAGGAAAAGGTTGCCGAGTGGTTGCGGGCAGGAGCGCGCATGGTCCTGGTCGTCGATACCCGCAAGCGCGCCGTCATGGTCTACCGTTCGCTCCAGGCGTTCGCCATCCTGAGCGAAAGTGACGCCATCGAGGGTGACGACGTGGTCCCCGGTTGGACGCTGCCGGTCGCCGACCTGTTCGCCTCCTGA
- a CDS encoding MBL fold metallo-hydrolase → MDESTTTNEETTNEETTNEERWANKERRPQVERLGDVFLLDSNHAGYPGTVGVYLLPGEGGSFALIECSTVPSLPRLEEAIREAGFEPEGLSDILVTHIHLDHAGAAGALASRYGARVYVHEIGAPHLADPSRLIVSATRIYEDEMERLWGKIEPVPAGQLHAVGGGESLRVAGRRIDVLYTPGHASHHVSYLLDDGSLLTGDAAAIRFAGSKVIRPATPPPETDLDIWGRSTKTMLAAAPQRLLLTHFGEVTDPAAHLERMREETHRWAEAVLEGMRRGEDEAALQARIAALSLEALTAEGASPELVFKHRVTSHDEMTVQGLTRYWRKHHPERLA, encoded by the coding sequence ATGGACGAGAGTACAACGACTAACGAAGAAACGACTAACGAAGAAACGACTAACGAAGAGAGATGGGCAAACAAAGAGAGGCGCCCGCAAGTCGAGCGGCTGGGCGATGTCTTCCTCCTGGACTCGAACCATGCCGGCTATCCGGGCACGGTCGGCGTCTATCTCCTGCCGGGCGAGGGTGGAAGCTTTGCGCTTATCGAGTGCAGCACGGTGCCCTCGCTTCCCCGTCTCGAGGAGGCCATTCGTGAGGCCGGCTTCGAGCCCGAAGGGCTCAGCGACATCCTGGTGACGCACATCCACCTCGACCACGCGGGCGCGGCAGGCGCGCTGGCGAGCCGCTACGGCGCGCGGGTTTACGTTCACGAGATCGGCGCGCCCCACCTCGCCGATCCGAGCCGCCTCATCGTGAGCGCCACGCGCATCTACGAAGACGAGATGGAGCGTCTGTGGGGAAAGATCGAGCCTGTTCCCGCGGGACAGCTTCACGCGGTCGGCGGCGGTGAGAGCCTGAGGGTCGCCGGGCGGCGTATCGACGTGCTCTACACGCCGGGCCACGCCTCGCATCATGTGAGTTATCTCCTGGACGACGGCAGCCTCTTGACCGGGGACGCCGCGGCGATCAGGTTCGCCGGCTCCAAGGTCATCCGCCCGGCCACGCCGCCGCCCGAGACCGACCTGGACATCTGGGGCCGCTCGACTAAGACCATGCTCGCGGCCGCGCCGCAGCGCCTCTTGCTCACGCACTTTGGCGAGGTCACGGACCCTGCCGCGCACCTGGAGCGCATGAGGGAGGAAACCCACCGCTGGGCGGAGGCGGTTCTGGAGGGTATGCGGCGTGGCGAGGACGAGGCCGCCTTGCAGGCGCGTATCGCCGCCTTGAGCTTAGAGGCGCTTACTGCCGAAGGCGCCTCGCCCGAGCTCGTCTTCAAGCACCGCGTCACCAGCCATGACGAGATGACGGTGCAGGGGCTTACGCGCTACTGGCGCAAGCACCACCCGGAGAGGCTTGCCTGA
- a CDS encoding AMP-binding protein, whose product MTWPPVYSKDRLEENEPYWCRREETMPAREREALVLAKLQAQIAYAWERSPFYREKWQAAGFQPERLGTLADLARIPVLTKDELRREQEAHPPFGRYLCADPRALVRMHGTSGTTGKPTIFAIDEGDWARIGFAHARIMWGFGVRPRDTVFIGSLFSLYVGSWGALAGTERLGATAFPFGAGTPGQTERAVAWIARVKPTVFYGTPSYALYLAEAARKLGVDPKDDFAFRILFFSGEPGAGVPATRRRIEETFGGICVDTGSMAEMTPWMTNGECAERSGMHLWQDIVYTELVGKDSGERVPYGEEGVPVYTHLERTSQPMIRYWSGDLARWTDEPCRCGRSYPRLPLGIYGRADDMFIVRGVNIYPTVVENVLRTFPALGEEFRIVISREEEMDTLLLQVEPALPLSAEDEASLLREVEAALRKAIGVAARLALLPAGSLERTEFKARRTLDKRELYAELKDPFR is encoded by the coding sequence GTGACCTGGCCGCCCGTCTACAGTAAGGATCGTCTGGAGGAAAACGAGCCCTACTGGTGCCGCCGTGAGGAGACGATGCCCGCCAGGGAGCGCGAGGCCCTTGTCCTCGCCAAGCTCCAGGCACAGATCGCTTATGCCTGGGAGCGTTCGCCCTTTTACCGGGAGAAGTGGCAGGCGGCCGGCTTTCAGCCCGAAAGGCTGGGAACACTGGCTGATCTCGCGCGCATTCCCGTCCTCACCAAGGACGAGCTCCGCCGGGAACAGGAGGCGCACCCGCCCTTCGGCCGTTATCTCTGCGCCGACCCCAGGGCGCTCGTGCGCATGCACGGCACCTCGGGCACGACGGGGAAACCCACGATCTTTGCCATCGACGAGGGCGACTGGGCGCGCATCGGCTTTGCCCACGCGCGCATCATGTGGGGCTTTGGCGTGCGGCCGCGTGACACCGTCTTTATCGGCTCGCTCTTCAGCCTCTACGTGGGCTCCTGGGGCGCGCTGGCGGGCACCGAGCGGCTGGGCGCTACCGCCTTTCCCTTTGGGGCGGGCACGCCCGGGCAGACCGAGCGCGCCGTGGCGTGGATCGCTCGGGTGAAGCCGACCGTCTTCTACGGCACACCCTCCTACGCGCTCTACCTGGCGGAGGCAGCGCGCAAGCTCGGCGTCGATCCCAAAGACGACTTCGCCTTTCGCATCCTCTTCTTCTCCGGCGAGCCGGGCGCCGGGGTGCCGGCGACGCGGCGGCGTATCGAGGAGACCTTCGGGGGGATCTGTGTCGACACCGGCAGCATGGCCGAAATGACCCCCTGGATGACCAACGGCGAGTGCGCTGAGCGCAGCGGCATGCACCTCTGGCAGGACATCGTCTACACCGAGCTCGTCGGCAAGGACTCGGGCGAGCGCGTGCCCTACGGCGAGGAGGGGGTGCCCGTCTACACCCACCTCGAGCGCACCTCGCAGCCCATGATCCGCTACTGGTCGGGCGACCTCGCCCGCTGGACGGACGAGCCCTGCCGCTGCGGCCGCTCCTACCCGAGGCTGCCGCTGGGCATCTACGGGCGCGCCGACGACATGTTCATCGTGCGCGGCGTCAACATCTATCCGACCGTCGTTGAAAACGTCTTACGCACTTTTCCCGCCCTCGGCGAGGAGTTCCGCATCGTCATCAGCCGCGAAGAGGAGATGGACACCCTCCTCCTGCAGGTCGAACCGGCGCTTCCTCTTTCCGCCGAGGACGAGGCGAGCTTGCTTCGCGAGGTGGAGGCCGCGCTGCGCAAGGCCATCGGGGTGGCGGCGCGCCTCGCCCTCTTGCCCGCCGGCTCCCTCGAGCGCACCGAGTTCAAGGCGCGCCGCACCCTGGACAAGCGCGAGCTCTACGCTGAACTCAAGGACCCGTTTCGATAA
- a CDS encoding cobalamin B12-binding domain-containing protein: MASTQPIKVLLGKLGLDGHDRGVKVIARGLRDHGMEVIYLGMRLTPEQVAEAALQEDVEVVGISILSGAHMRLLPKLVRGLRDRGMDDVLVLAGGTIPESDVEGLEEAGVHGVFRQGASVDDIAELIRSRLERVAAP; encoded by the coding sequence ATGGCAAGCACACAGCCTATCAAGGTGCTCTTGGGCAAGCTCGGCCTGGACGGCCACGATCGCGGCGTCAAGGTCATCGCCCGTGGTCTGCGCGACCACGGCATGGAAGTCATCTACCTGGGCATGCGCCTCACCCCGGAGCAGGTGGCCGAAGCCGCCCTGCAGGAGGATGTCGAGGTGGTGGGCATCAGCATCCTCTCGGGGGCGCATATGCGCCTCCTGCCCAAGCTGGTGAGGGGCCTGAGAGACCGGGGCATGGACGACGTGCTGGTCTTGGCCGGCGGGACCATTCCCGAGTCGGACGTGGAGGGGCTGGAGGAGGCCGGCGTCCACGGCGTCTTCCGGCAGGGAGCCAGTGTCGACGACATCGCCGAGCTGATCCGCTCGAGGCTCGAGCGGGTAGCGGCGCCGTGA
- a CDS encoding methylmalonyl-CoA mutase family protein, with protein MAEDKTPDKTPSVWRTRQAQWREEVYEPFVRRGSERREVFATVSGLPLEPVYTPRKSEKETLAALGFPGEYPYTRGVYPSMYRGREWTRRQIAGFGTAPATNERYHFLLRQGQTGLSTDFDHPTLTGYSSTDPLAEGEVGRVGVAIDTVQDMDDLYAGIDINKISSSFTINHPACVLLPMYIAVAQGRGIAAKTLRGTVQNDALKEFYGQKTFALPPEPSVRLAIDIVEYCSKELPHWNAINVSGYHSREAGSTAVQEVAFTLAQGLAYAEALQARGLDLNVVLRNISFFFGCHMDFFEEAAKMRAARRLWARLLRQDFAITGGKAPLLRFHTQTLGSTLARNEPRNNIVRGTLQALASVLGGTQSLHISGYDEAYDIPSEDAMKMALRTQKIIAEESGVASIIDPLGGSYLVESLTDEIDDGAMDYLDRIKEMGEGSFLRGMFAGIDSGFFESEIVDASMDYYHRLESKDLIWVGENDLAEKPPLDESLELFQFEERFEDEQVARLHAFKKARNETLVQGSLRDLRRASQAGKNTIPWILGAVKAGVTEGEIMTMFREEMGVHRDPAVV; from the coding sequence ATGGCCGAAGATAAGACGCCGGATAAGACACCGTCCGTATGGCGCACGCGCCAGGCGCAGTGGCGCGAGGAGGTCTACGAACCCTTCGTGAGGAGGGGCTCCGAGCGGCGAGAAGTCTTCGCGACGGTTTCCGGATTGCCGCTCGAGCCTGTCTACACGCCTCGCAAGAGCGAGAAGGAGACGCTTGCGGCGCTCGGCTTCCCCGGTGAATACCCCTACACCCGCGGCGTCTACCCGAGCATGTACCGGGGCCGCGAGTGGACGAGGCGGCAGATCGCCGGCTTCGGCACCGCCCCCGCCACCAACGAGCGCTATCACTTTCTCCTGAGGCAGGGCCAGACGGGTCTGTCGACCGACTTCGACCACCCCACCCTGACGGGCTACTCCTCGACAGACCCCTTGGCCGAGGGCGAGGTGGGCCGCGTCGGCGTCGCTATCGACACCGTGCAGGACATGGACGACCTCTACGCGGGCATCGACATCAACAAAATCAGCTCGTCCTTTACCATCAATCACCCGGCCTGCGTGCTCCTGCCCATGTACATCGCCGTCGCCCAAGGGCGCGGCATCGCGGCCAAGACGCTGCGGGGCACGGTACAAAACGACGCCTTGAAGGAGTTCTACGGCCAGAAGACCTTCGCCCTGCCGCCCGAACCGTCGGTGCGCCTGGCGATCGACATCGTCGAGTACTGCAGCAAGGAGCTCCCCCACTGGAACGCCATCAACGTCTCGGGCTACCACAGCCGCGAGGCGGGCTCGACGGCGGTGCAGGAGGTGGCCTTTACCCTCGCGCAGGGTCTGGCCTACGCCGAGGCCTTGCAGGCGCGCGGCCTCGACCTGAACGTGGTCCTGCGCAACATCTCCTTTTTCTTCGGCTGCCATATGGATTTCTTCGAGGAGGCCGCCAAGATGCGTGCCGCGAGGCGCCTCTGGGCGCGCCTGTTGCGGCAGGACTTTGCGATTACCGGGGGCAAGGCGCCGCTCTTGCGCTTTCACACCCAGACGCTCGGCTCGACCTTGGCGCGCAACGAGCCGCGCAACAACATCGTGAGAGGGACCCTGCAGGCCCTGGCCTCGGTCCTGGGCGGCACCCAGTCGCTGCACATCAGCGGCTACGACGAGGCTTACGACATCCCTTCCGAAGATGCCATGAAGATGGCGCTCAGAACCCAAAAGATCATCGCCGAGGAGTCCGGGGTGGCAAGCATTATCGACCCCTTGGGCGGTTCCTACCTGGTCGAGAGCCTCACCGACGAGATCGACGACGGGGCGATGGACTACCTGGATCGCATCAAGGAGATGGGCGAGGGCAGCTTTTTACGCGGCATGTTCGCGGGCATCGACAGCGGCTTCTTCGAGAGCGAGATCGTCGACGCGTCCATGGACTACTACCATCGCCTCGAGAGTAAGGACCTCATCTGGGTCGGTGAGAACGACCTCGCTGAAAAGCCGCCTTTGGACGAGAGCCTCGAGCTCTTTCAGTTCGAGGAACGCTTCGAGGACGAGCAGGTCGCGCGGCTGCACGCCTTCAAGAAGGCCCGCAACGAGACGCTGGTGCAGGGGAGCCTGCGCGACCTGCGCAGGGCCTCTCAGGCAGGGAAGAACACCATCCCCTGGATTCTGGGGGCCGTCAAGGCAGGCGTGACCGAGGGCGAGATCATGACGATGTTTCGCGAAGAGATGGGCGTTCACCGCGACCCGGCCGTCGTTTAG